A section of the Bradyrhizobium oligotrophicum S58 genome encodes:
- a CDS encoding TetR/AcrR family transcriptional regulator — protein MRYQAEHKQEAKAKLLEAAGRGFRRLGYGGIGVDGLAKEAGVTSGAFYGHFKSKDAAFGAAALAGLDDLRAGIAGLQDEQGARWAEAFIAFYLGERLTCGLDASCGLQSLTPDVTRASEATKASYGAALERVARQIAKGLQGSSEQARLQKAWALMALLSGGVTMARSVASREARDAIAAHLKQAALALL, from the coding sequence ATGCGGTACCAGGCCGAGCACAAGCAGGAAGCGAAGGCGAAATTGTTGGAGGCCGCCGGCCGCGGATTTCGCCGGCTGGGCTATGGCGGGATCGGCGTCGACGGCCTTGCCAAGGAGGCCGGCGTCACCTCCGGCGCGTTCTACGGTCATTTCAAGTCCAAGGATGCCGCCTTCGGAGCGGCCGCATTGGCCGGGCTGGACGACCTCCGGGCGGGCATCGCAGGCCTTCAGGACGAGCAGGGCGCCCGCTGGGCCGAGGCGTTCATCGCCTTCTATCTCGGTGAGCGCCTCACTTGCGGGCTGGATGCGAGCTGCGGTCTGCAGAGCCTGACCCCGGACGTCACCCGCGCCAGCGAGGCCACCAAGGCCAGCTACGGTGCCGCGCTCGAACGGGTCGCCCGGCAGATCGCGAAAGGGTTGCAGGGAAGCAGCGAGCAGGCCCGGCTGCAAAAGGCCTGGGCGCTGATGGCGCTGCTCTCGGGAGGCGTGACCATGGCGCGCAGCGTCGCCTCCCGCGAAGCCCGCGATGCCATCGCCGCCCACCTCAAGCAGGCCGCGCTCGCGCTTCTGTAG
- a CDS encoding methyl-accepting chemotaxis protein, with protein MFGRRTTKGDAQAMINAISRSQAMIEFDLDGTIITANKNFLEALGYRLDEIQGKHHSMFVSPDERDSAAYREFWTSLNRGEFQAGEFKRIAKGGREVWIEASYNPILDGNGKPMKVVKFATDITAKKLRSMADASKIVAIDRAQAVIEFKLDGTVVTANQNFCDALGYRLDEIQGRHHSIFVEASQRDSAAYREFWAALNRGEYQSGEYKRIGKGGKEVWILATYNPVLDTSGKPFGVVKFATDITAQKLKNADLAGQIDAIGKSQAVIEFNMDGTVITANDNFLHALGYTLAEIRGKHHSMFVEPSERDSAAYREFWSDLNRGRYQAAEYKRIGKGGKEVYIQASYNPILDLNGKPFKVVKYASDVTRQVLVRMGNERVRAMMESVAAGSEELNASVREISEAMTKSRETAMGAVGQVAAADGQALRLSDAAQAMSGIVEMINNITGQINLLALNATIESARAGEAGRGFAVVASEVKSLANQAKQATDKIAQEIDNLNNISGDVVTALSSIKQAITNVSEYVTSTAAAVEEQSTVTNEMSSSMARAAAEAQALATRAAA; from the coding sequence ATGTTCGGCCGTAGGACAACCAAGGGTGACGCGCAGGCGATGATCAATGCGATCAGCCGCTCCCAGGCGATGATCGAGTTCGATCTGGACGGCACCATCATCACCGCGAACAAGAACTTCCTCGAAGCGCTTGGATACCGGCTCGATGAGATCCAGGGCAAACATCACAGCATGTTCGTTTCACCGGATGAGCGGGACAGCGCGGCCTATCGCGAGTTCTGGACGTCTCTCAATCGCGGTGAATTCCAGGCCGGTGAATTCAAGCGGATCGCGAAGGGGGGGCGTGAAGTCTGGATCGAGGCGTCCTACAATCCCATTCTCGACGGCAACGGGAAGCCGATGAAGGTGGTGAAATTCGCCACCGACATCACCGCGAAGAAGCTCCGCAGCATGGCGGATGCGTCCAAGATCGTCGCGATCGATCGCGCCCAGGCGGTGATCGAATTCAAGCTCGACGGCACGGTGGTGACGGCCAACCAGAATTTCTGCGACGCGCTGGGCTATCGCCTCGATGAGATTCAGGGGCGGCACCACAGTATTTTCGTGGAGGCGTCGCAGCGGGACAGCGCGGCCTATCGCGAGTTCTGGGCGGCTCTCAATCGCGGCGAATATCAGAGCGGCGAGTACAAGCGCATCGGCAAGGGCGGCAAGGAGGTCTGGATTCTGGCCACCTACAACCCCGTGCTCGACACGTCCGGCAAACCGTTCGGCGTCGTCAAATTCGCAACGGACATCACCGCGCAGAAGCTCAAGAACGCAGATCTGGCCGGCCAGATCGACGCGATCGGAAAATCGCAGGCGGTGATCGAGTTCAACATGGATGGGACGGTCATCACGGCGAACGACAATTTCCTGCATGCGCTCGGCTACACCCTGGCCGAAATCAGGGGCAAGCACCACAGCATGTTCGTCGAGCCGTCGGAGCGCGACAGTGCCGCCTATCGCGAGTTCTGGTCGGATCTGAACCGTGGACGATATCAGGCTGCGGAATACAAGCGGATCGGGAAGGGCGGCAAGGAGGTCTACATCCAGGCCTCCTACAACCCGATCCTCGATTTGAACGGCAAGCCGTTCAAGGTGGTGAAATATGCATCGGATGTCACCCGCCAGGTGCTGGTGCGGATGGGCAACGAGCGCGTCCGCGCGATGATGGAATCCGTCGCCGCGGGCTCGGAGGAGCTGAACGCGTCGGTTCGCGAGATCTCCGAAGCGATGACCAAGTCGCGCGAGACGGCGATGGGCGCCGTGGGGCAGGTCGCCGCCGCGGATGGTCAGGCCCTGCGCCTGTCAGATGCCGCTCAGGCCATGAGCGGCATCGTCGAGATGATCAACAACATCACCGGCCAGATCAACCTGCTGGCGCTGAATGCCACCATCGAATCCGCCCGGGCAGGCGAAGCGGGCCGGGGATTTGCCGTGGTCGCATCCGAGGTCAAGAGCCTCGCCAACCAGGCCAAGCAGGCCACCGACAAGATCGCGCAGGAGATCGACAATCTCAACAACATCTCCGGAGATGTCGTTACGGCGCTCAGCTCCATCAAGCAGGCGATCACCAACGTCAGCGAATACGTGACCTCGACGGCGGCTGCGGTCGAAGAACAGAGCACGGTGACGAACGAAATGTCGTCCAGCATGGCTCGCGCCGCCGCCGAAGCCCAGGCCCTCGCCACGAGGGCTGCGGCCTAA